A part of Biomphalaria glabrata chromosome 3, xgBioGlab47.1, whole genome shotgun sequence genomic DNA contains:
- the LOC129925333 gene encoding uncharacterized protein LOC129925333 — protein sequence MSPKTRTQRWLELFDIAKEKQVPKPEEWVHRQEEKEYQAKVHCNMTSTIDIIGEAIALAEKLNILSHERERWFDNKLAQFDRENDRRRQEELKRELLELKNTEFKAEQKNDATLTRIYQKAQLRKLTAYLEDGFLKKIIFRKYNVIEQIYVPQKYRQQIIKAKHEFYETKHMSVTSTKKRIAKEYYWPSLTKDVKKYINKCLHCQWDHDEKQTQKKVNITKTKNEPDYKARIDNNESMHHDSSKSTGTSLPTTCPSLPTTSPSPPSTFPSLTIEDDFIHQDLNNTASASLPTNTMVCIEHFCCNQDKSHEPESEADNKEIFIQSTLAIPDKRKTFQLDSTTHTSIPHLKECESTKEAITTKNIESQRILHEHMKSRYFAQGDQVNLLLPDWSNKLFYKWQGPFTITRKISNLLYEINVNKFTRVFHVHMFEHYHETDNEDIKAEVEHFTSLATIPEEEETSSTPIPEIDVSLPTSNNIDIPKVITLDDITLQTVKDTKVFPDHADFFTSVSETFPVLQFESNSESNNIDNTKFHPPSTQRATFLQKGTNELLQHCCIDRLNSDMFSHCYIEHSNTKHSTTIVLQRQSSSTRKLSFGFGQFLFSPNSNAVQSEIICEINMTWRQQFHKLKDLFFKFRKRVHTSMTAIQKGSELYISTLHMYYSIFSAT from the exons ATGTCTCCAAAGAcaagaacacaaagatggtTAGAATTATTCGAcatagctaaagaaaaacaagtacCTAAACCAGAAGAATGGGTTCATCGacaggaagaaaaagaatatcaagcAAAAGTACATTGTAACATGACTTCAACAATAGACATAATAGGTGAAGCCATAGCTTTAGCAGAAAAACTCAACATTCTTTCACATGAACGAGAAAGAtggtttgataataaattagctCAGTTCGACAGAGAAAACGACAGAAGACGGCAAGAAGAACTAAAACGAGAATTATTAGAATTGAAAAATACCGAATTCAAAGCTGAACAAAAGAATGATGCaacattaacaagaatataCCAGAAAGCTCAATTAAGAAAGCTTACAGCATATCTTGAAGATGGATTTCTCAAGAAGATTATTTTCCGCAAGTACAATGTAattgaacaaatatatgtaccACAGAAGTACAGACAACAAATAATCAAAGCCAAGCATGAGTTTTATGAAACCAAACATATGAGTGTAACAAGTACTAAGAAGAGAATTGCCAAAGAATATTATTGGCCTAGCCTgaccaaagatgtcaagaaatacattaataaatgtttacattgtcaATGGGATCATGAtgagaaacaaactcaaaagaaagtcaacataactaaaacaaaaaatgaaccaGACTACAAAGCCAGAATTGACAACAATGAATCTATGCATCATGACTCAAGTAAATCTACAGGGACATCACTgcctactacatgtccatccctacccacTACAAGCCCATCCCCACCAAGTACTTTCCCATCCCTAACCATTGAAGATGACTTCATACATCAAGACTTGAACAACACTGCATCTGCATCATTACCTACCAATACTATGGTATGCATTGAACATTTCTGCTgcaatcaagacaagtctcatgaaccagaaTCAGAAGCAGataacaaagaaatttttattcaatcaactttggctataccagacaaaagaaaaacttttcaacttgactctaccactcatacaagtattcctcatctgaaagaatgtgagtcaactaaagaagccattacaaccaagaacattgaaagtcaaagaatattacatgaacacatgaagtcaagatattttgctcaaggagatcaagtcaatttactgttaccagattggagtaacaagctgttctacaaatggcaaggtccatttaccatcaccagaaagatttccaacctgctttatgaaatcaatgtcaacaagtttaccagagtatttcatgttcatatgtttgaacattaccatgaaacagataatgaagacatcaaagcagaagttgaacattttacaagcttagcaactattcctgaggaagaagaaacatcatcaacacccattcctgagatagatgtttcattaccgacatcaaataacattgacattcccaag gtcatcactctggatgacataacactacaaacagtgaaagacactaaagtgtttccagaccatgcagatttctttaccagtgtttctgagacatttccagtactgcaatttgaaagtaactcagaaagcaataacattgacaacaccaagtttcatcctccgTCCACTCAaagggcaacttttcttcagaaaggaacaaatgaacttcttcaacattgctgtattgaccgattgaactcagacatgttcagtcattgctaTATTGAACATTCTAACACAAAGCATTCAACTACaattgttctacagcgtcaaagttcatcaaccagaaaattgagttttggtttcggacagttcttattttcaccaaactcaaacgcggttcaatcagaaattatctgtgagatcaatatgacatggagacaacagtttcataaactgaaagaccttttcttcaagtttagaaaacgcgtacacacatccatgacggcaattcagaagggttccgaactttacatttctactctacatatgtactatagcatatttagtgccacttga